The window GACGCGCTCGCCATGCGGCCCGGCCTGGACGGCGACTGGAAGACGGCGCTCGCCGCGTTCGACTCCACCGAGTACACGAACCGGCTGGGCCTGGACGTCCGCGCGGACCGGCTGTCCGGGCTGACGGCCACCCTGTCGGGGATCGGCGCGCCACTGCAGTCCTGGTACGGCGTACGCGTCTTCACCGACGGCACCGAGGCGGGCGAGGTCCTGCCGCCCGACGAGGAGCTGGAGCGGCTGCTGGCCGCCGAGGACCGCGCGGGCCGGATCGACCCCTACCGGGGTGTGGCCGCGCTGCTGCACCTGTGCGGTGTGCGGGGCTGACCCGCTGCCCGGACGACGGAGCCGCCGGGTCGCTGCCGACCCGGCGGCCCGGTCGTTCCCGGGCCTACCGAAGCGCTACGCGTCCAGCGCGGCGCGCAGGCTCATCGTGTAGAGCTCGGTCCCGGCGTCGTCGGACAGCTTCACCTGCTCGACGCCCCCTTCCAGCAGGTCCTTCCAGTACTCGCCGACCCAGGACTCCGCGTCGCCCTGCGTGGTGAACTCCTCCGGCACCACCGACGGGCTCGTCTCGGTACCGTCGGCCGTCTCGAACCGCCACGTCCACGCCATGTCCGCCTCCGTTGCTCGCACGCTTCGTGTCCTGAGTCTGCCCGCAGAGTAACCGGGCGCGCAGCAGTCTCGGCGACGCGGGAGGATCATCCTGTGGAACTCACTCTGCTCGGCACCGGAACTCCCGAGGGCCTGCCCCGCCCCGGCTGCCCCTGCGCGGCCTGTGCGGTCTCCGTCGGCTCGCGCTCACGCGCCGCCACGGCCCTCCTCGTCGACGGGGCGCTGCTGCTGGACCTGACCCCCGGGGCGGTGCTGGCCGGTGCCCGGGCCGGGCATTCGCTGGCCGGTGTGCGGCAGGTGCTGCTGACCCACCCGCACGACGGGCCCGCGGTCGAGCTGCCGCCCGGGTTGCCGGCCGCCGGGCGGGTGCCGGACGGGCGGGAGCTCGCGGTGATCTCCGGGCACCGGGTGCGGGCCGTACCGATGGACGCGCCGGGCACCGGGTACGAGGTGACCGGCCCGGACGGCAGCAGGCTGCTGTACCTGCCCCCCGGCGGGGCCCCGGCCGGGGCCGCCGACCGGGCCGGGGGGCGCCCGTACGACATGGTCCTCGCCGATGTGCTGGGCCGGCCCGAGGCGCTGGCGCGGCTGCGGGCGAGCGGCGCCGTCGGCCCGGCCACGGACGTGATCGCCGTCCATCTGGACCACGACACCCCGCCGGGCCGGGAGCTGGACCGCCGGTGCGCGGCGGCCGGGGCCCGGGCGGTGCCGGACGGGACGACCGTGATCGTCGGCGACTACCGCGCGGTGCCGGACCTGCCGCGCCGGACCCTGGTGCTGGGCGGTGCCCGCTCCGGCAAGTCGGTGGAGGCGGAGCGGCGGCTGGAGTCCTTCCCCGAGGTGGTCTACGTGGCCACCGGCGGCACCCGCGACGGGGACGCGGAATGGGCGCAGCGCGTCGGCCTGCACCGGGAGCGCCGGCCCGGGGGCTGGCGGACGGTGGAGACGTGCGACCTGGTCCCGCTGCTGGCCGCCGAGGGTCCGCCGCTGTTGATCGACTGCCTGGCGCTGTGGCTGACGGACGCGATGGACGAGGCCGGGGCCTGGGACGACTCCGTGTGGGCGGGCGGCGGGCAGCACCGGCTCGGCAGGCGGACGGCCGAGCTGGCGGCGGCCGTGCGCGCAACGCGCCGTCCGGTGGTGCTGGTCAGCAACGAGGTCGGCTCGGGGGTCGTCCCTGCGACCGCCTCGGGCCGCCGCTTCCGCGACGAGCTGGGCCGGCTGAACGCGACGGTCGCGCGCGAGTGCGAGCAGGTGCTCCTCGTCGTCGCGGGCCTGGTGTCCGTACTCAAGGAGTAGCCCGGCCACGCCCGGCGACGAGGAGCTGACGGCCCGTCTTCCGGTGGCCGCCGCGCTCGCCTTGCGGGGGTCCGTACCGGTGCTCCGCGACCGGGCCGGAACCCTGCGCCCAAGGCCTGAGGGAGGGCCTCACCGGCTGTACTCTCTGGCAGATGAGCACGCTGAATCTCGACGACTTCTCCGATCTGATCGAGCGCCCCGACGGGGGCGTCCGGCGTGATGCCGAGGAACGCCGTGAGCGCCTCGCCGTCCCGCCCGGCGCGCTGGGCCGGCTCGACGAACTCGCCGAGTGGCTCGCCGCCGCGCAGGGTCGGGTTCCGGTCAAACCGATCGAGCGCCCCCGCGTGGTGCTGTTCGCCGCCGACCACGGGATCGCCGCCGAGGGCGTCTCCGCCCGGGCCGCGTCCACCGGCCACGAACTGGTGCGTGCCGTGCTCGACGGGACCAGCCCCGTGGCCATCCTCGCCGGCCGGCTCGGCGTCACCATACGGATCGTCGACGCCGGGCTCGACTGCGAACCCGGGCTGCTCCCCGCGGACGTGTCCGCGCACCGCGTCCGGCGCGGCAGCGGCCGGATCGACGTGGAGGACGCGCTGACGGCCGAGGAGGCCGAGGCCGCGGTGCGGCTCGGGATGCGCATCGCCGACGAGGAGGCGGACTCCGGAACGGACCTGGTCGTCCTCGGTGACCTCAGCGTCGGCGGGACGACCGTCGCCGCGACCCTCGTCGCCGCCCTGTGCGGAACCGACGCCTCGGTGGTCACCGGCCGCGGCGGAGTGCCGATCGACGACCTGGCCTGGATGCGCAAGTGCGCGGCGATCCGCGACGCGCTGCGCCGGGCCCGCCCGGTCCTGGGCGACCAGGTGGCGCTGCTGGCCGCGGTCGGCGGCGCGGACGTCGCCGCCATCACCGGATTCCTCCTCCAGTGCGCGGTGCGCCGTACTCCGGTCATCCTCGACGGTGTGGTTTCGGCCGCGTGCGGACTGGTGGCGCAGCGGGCGGCGTTCCGGGCTCCCGACTGGTGGCTGGCCGGTCAGGCCAGCGGCGAGCCGGGTCAGGCCAAGGCACTTGACCGAATGGCGCTCAACCCCGTGCTCGATCACGGCGTCACAGTAGGTGAAGGTACCGGGGCACTGCTGGCTCTCCCCCTCGTCCAGGCGGCCGCCGCACTCGCGGCGGAACTCCCGGAGCGGGCGGCGGAGGAGCCGACGGAATGAGCCGCCGGGGCCCCCGGTCCTGACCAGACCGTGGCCCCCGACCGCGCAATCACGGACAGCTGCGCCCCATATGATCGCTTTTTATGGGAGAGGTCCGTTTGACCAGCGCAGAGACCGACCGCACCGCCTCACCGGCGACCGGTCCGTCAGCCGGCAGGAAAGAGACCGGCGGCGACCCCGCCGGCAGGGCGGCGGGTGGCGGCCGGGAGACCGGCCGGGGGAGCACCCGCTCACGGCGCGGCGCCGCGTTCGCGGTGTGGTACCTGCGCGCCGTCACCTTCCTCAACTTCCTCAGCGCGGTGTGGGTTTCGCTCGGGCAGGACGTGCGGCGCCACAACACCGAGGACTTCTACACCCCGTACATGCTCACCGCGGGCTTCGCCTCCGGGCTGTTCACACTGCTGCTCGCCGTCACCCTCGGCCGCCGCAAGCGGGCCTCCTGGATCCTCAGCCTCGTCCTGAGCGGCCTCCTGGCCCTGCTGCTCGCCTACGCGCTCTCCACGCACGAGGAGATCCGCCAGCACCCGCAGAACTGGGTCTCCCTGGCCCTGACCGCCGCCTTCACCGGCGCCCTGCTGCTGGGCCGTCACGAGTTCTACGCCAGGGGCGACCGCTCCAACCCGGCGCTCGCCACCGCCGTGGCCGCCGTCGGCCTGCTGGTCACCTCGCTGGTCGCGGCCCTGCTCGTCGGCGCCACCAACACCTCCGCGCTCAGCTCCGAGGCCTCCTTCCCGGAACGCTGGAAGTACGGCGTGATGCGGCTGATCACCCTGGCCCCCGACGACCGGGCCTCCGAGGCGATCGCCCCGCCCGGCTGGGTGGACGTCTCCATCAACGTCATGTCGATGCTGCTGCTGCTCGCCGTGCTGTTCGCCGCCTTCCGCTCGCGCCGCGCCGTCGACCCGATCAGCGAGGAGGACGAGGAGCGGCTTCGGGCACTGCTCGCCAGGCAGGGCGACCGCGACTCGCTCGGCTACTTCGCACTGCGCCGCGAGAAGTCCGTCATCTGGTCCCCCACCGGCAAGGCCGCCGTCACCTACCGCGTCGTCGGCGGGGTCTCGCTGGCCTCCGGCGACCCCATCGGCGACCCCGAGGCCTGGCCCGGCGCCATCGACCCGTGGCTGGCCGAGGCCCGCGAGCACGGCTGGGTGCCGGCCGTGATGGGCGCGAGCGAGGAGGCCGGGCAGATCTACGCCCGGCACGGCCTGGACGCCCTCGAACTCGGTGACGAGGCGATCGTCGAGACCGCCGAGTTCACCCTGGAGGGCCGCGCCATGCGGACCGTCCGGCAGGCCTTCAACCGCGTCAAGCGGGCCGGGTACACCGTCCGCATCCGCCGCCACGCCGACATTCCGGCCGACGAGATGGCCGAGCTGGTGCGCCGGGCCGACGACTGGCGCGACGGCGCCACCGAGCGCGGGTTCTCCATGGCGCTGGGCCGGCTGGGTGATCCCTCCGACGGCCAGTGCGTGATGCTGGAGTGCACCGACGGCAACGGCGATCTGCGGGCCGTGCTGTCCTTCGTACCGTGGGGCCCCAAGGGCCTTTCGCTGGACCTGATGCGCCGTGACCGGGACTCCGAGAACGGCCTGATGGAGTTCATGGTCATCGAACTCCTGGAACGCTCCAAGGAGATCGGGGTGACCCAGGTCTCCCTCAACTTCGCGATGTTCCGGTCCGTCTTCGAGCGCGGGTCCCGGCTCGGCGCCGGTCCGGTGCTGCGGATGTGGCGCTCGCTGCTCAGCTTCTTCTCCCGCTGGTGGCAGATCGAGTCCCTCTACCGGGCCAACGCCAAATACCGGCCGATCTGGGAACCGCGGTTCATGCTCTTCGAGAAGAGTTCGGACCTGCTGCGGATCGGTGTCGCGGCCGGCCGGGCCGAGGGCTTCCTGGAGGCCCCCGGCCTTCCGAAGTGGCTGCACCGCAGACACCTGGAGACCCGCCGTTGACAGCGTGGAACGCCTCCTCACTCCGGCGGATCGCCCGCCGTGAGTGGGGACCCATGTTCTGGACCGTCCGGGACGCGCTCGTCCGCGACAAGTGGCGGGCGATCCCGATGACCGTCGGCGCGGTCTGCCTCACCTCGGTCTTCCAGATCGTGCAGAACACCTCCTGGGGCTTCCAGCCGGTCCAGGACCTCGGCTCGGTCAAGGCCGTCGACCCCTTCTGGCTGGCTCTCCTGCGCACCCCCCTGTCCCTGTTCGTCCCGGCCCTGGACCTGCCGGTGTGGGGGGCGCTCGCGCAGATCCTGCTCGTCTTCGGCATCGCCGAGATCTGCATCGGCTGGTGGCGCACATTGCTGGTCGGCTACGTCGCCACGCTCGCCGGGACCACGTTCGCGCGGATCGGGCTCGCGCTGGGACCCGACCATCCCCTCGGCCTGCCGGTGTCCGACCGGATCGTCAACGACACCGGGCCCTCGGCGGCGGTGGTCGGGCTCGCCATCTACGTCTGCTGGCGCTACCGGGCGTACCCGACCGCCGCCCTGGTGGTCCTGGCGATGATCGTCGAGGTGCTGATCAAGGACAATCTGGCGGGCAAGGAGCACCTCGCGGCCATCGCCGCGGTCATGGCGGTGTGCGTGGTGCGGGCGCAGTGGGGTGGCCGCGTGCGCTCCCGCGTGACGGTGGGGCACCAGCCGCCGTAGGGGACGCCGCCGGATCAGGCCGTACCGTATCCGGGTGACGACAGACCTCGGGCGGTTCGCCCCCACCCGGCAGTGGATGCGGGCCCATCCGCTCGCCACCGATGCCGTGCTGGCGTTCGGGGCGTTCGTGGCCATGGTCGTCGGCTCCTTCGCCGATCCGCACGGGCCCCACGGGCCCACCTTCGGGACCCGCACCCCCGAACCCTTCTCACTGCTGCTGATGCTGCTCGGCGCGGCCGCCCTGGTGTTCCGGCGCCGGCAGCCGCGCACCGTGCTCGCCGTGACCTGCGGACTGTCCCTTCTGGAGCTGACCACCGGGGAGCCCCGGGCGCCCGTCGCCATGTGCACGGTGATCGCCCTGTACACGGTGGCCGCCCACACCGACCGGCCGACGACCTGGCGGATCGGGCTGCTCACCATGGCGGGGCTGACGGGCGTGGCCATGCTCGCCGGGCCGCTGCCCTGGTACGCGCAGGAGAACCTCGGGATCTTCGCCTGGACCGGGATGGCCGCGGCCGCCGGGGACGCCGTGCGCAGCCGGCGGGCCTTCGTCGACGCCATCCGGGAACGGGCCGAGCGCGCCGAGCGGACCCGGGACGAGGAGGCCAGGCGGCGGGTCGCCGAGGAGCGGCTGCGGATCGCCCGGGACCTGCACGACGTGGTCGCCCATCACATCGCCCTGGTCAACGTGCAGGCGGGAGTCGCCGCGCACGTCATGGACAAGCGCCCGGACCAGGCGAAGGAGGCGCTGGCGCACGTACGGGACGCCAGCCGGTCGGCGCTGAACGAACTGCGGGCCACGGTCGGGCTGCTGCGGCAGTCCGGCGACCCGGAGGCGCCGACGGAGCCCGCGCCGGGGCTCGGTGTCCTGGGCGAGCTGGTGGACACCTTCCGGCACGCCGGGCTACCGGTGGAGGTCATCGTCCAGGTGGACGGGGAGCCGGGACCGCTGCCGGCGGCCGTGGACCTGGCTGCGTACCGGGTGATCCAGGAGGCGCTGACCAACGTACGCAAGCACGCGGGCCCGGGGGCGAAGGCCGAGGTCAGCGTGGTCCGGGTCGGGCCCTCGGTGGAGGTGACGGTCCTGGACGACGGCGGCCAGGCGGCCGACGGGGCGGCGGAGCCTGCCGATCCGGGGGGCGGGCACGGTCTCCTCGGCATGCGCGAACGCACGGGCGCCCTGGGCGGCTCCTGCTTCGCGGGCCCCCGCTACGGCGGCGGCTACCGCGTCCACGCCATCCTCCCCCTGGCCTAGCCACCGTCATGTTTCACCCCCGGCGGGGCTCAGAGGCGGCCGGGCTAGCGGCAGACCTGGCGCCAGGCGTCCAGGTCGTAGCGCTTCTGCAGGGAGCTGAGCTTCGCCTCGCGCGCCGCCGGGCACCACCGGCTCAGCCGGCCCTCGTACTCGACGTGGAAGACGGCCTTGCCCGCGTCGATGAACGGGGCGTACCGCTCGCACTCCTCGTACTCCATGCACTGCTCGTTCACCGCGAAGTCGAAGTCGGCCACCAGCTGCGGGATCTGGTCCAGGTCGTTCTTCAGCCCGACCGACATGCCCCGGTCGTGCGCGAGCCGGGCGACCAGACGGTTGTACTTCAGCTGGTCGTCGGCGGTCAGCGGGAAGCCGGACCGGTTGGCGTAGCCGTCCATATTGTCGGGCTCCACCGCGTCGAAGCCCTTCTCCCTGCACATGTCGAACCGTTTCCCCATCAGCGGTTCCAGCTCGGCGGCGCGCCGGATGTCGAGCCAGCGCTCGCCCTCCCAGCCGTTGCCCTCCCCCAGCAGCGCCTTCGGGAAGGCGTCGGCGTCCGGCCGGAAGTCCTCCCAGGCACCGGTGGAGATGTAGCAGATGGTCTTGCGGCCGGCCTTCTTCAGGGTGGCGATCTGTTCCTTGGTGGTGTTGAACCCGTCGACGTCGTACACGGCCGCCTTCACCGTGGTGTCGAGCTTCCCGGTGAGCTGCCACTGCCAGCCGACTCCCGGCTTCGGCTGCCACCGCTGACCCGGCGCCGGGTCGGACGACAGTTCGTCCCGTTCCGGTTCCGGCTGCGACGTACAGGCGGCGAGCAGCAGCAGGGGGACGGCCAGCAGGAGTCCGACCCTTCTCATCCCGCCGCCTCCAGCTCGTACGGGAGGGTGCCCCAGGGGTGCGCGCCGCTGCCGGGGACGGCGCAGTGCACCCCGGCCCCGCGTTCGGCGGCGAGTTCCTCGGCGAGCCGGGCGGCGAGCGCGCCCGGCGGGACGGCGTACACGAGGTGGCAGAACCGCTGGGCCGGGTGGTCCGCCGTCCAGGACGGCGCGGCGTCCGCGTTCCGGTAGGCGTCCCAGGGTCCCTCGAAGGTGACGAGGAGGTCGGCGAGTTCGGCGTAGCCGGGGTGCGGGTGGACCCCGTGGTTGAGGACGAGGGTGCGGGCGCCCGCGGCACGGGCGGCGACCGCCAGGCGCCCGTAGTGCGGGAGCAGCTCCGGGTCGGCGGAGGCCTGGTCGAGGAAGGCCCCGTCGGCGGCGTACCAGTCGCGGTGGCGCAGCAGGTCCTGCACCACCTCGGCGTGCGGGCGCCTCCCGTAGTCGGTGTCGGCGTACCCGAGGACGGGTACGCCGGCCTCGCGCAGCCGCTCGGCGACGAGGGCGAACCGCTCGTCGCGGGCGGCACCCGGCCCGCTGTCGGGGTTGAGCACCACCGAGTGCAGCCGGCCCGCGGAGCGGATGAGCCGCTCCCAGGCCTCCGGCCGGTCGGCGGGATGCTCGTACAGGGGCACCAGCAGCATGGGGTCCTTCTCCTCGGGCGTGGCGTACGGATCGTGCGTCATCGGTGGGCGGTCGCGCGGCCGAGGAGCAGGCAGACCAGGGCGGCCAGTACGGCGGCGGCCGCGCCCGCGACCACCAGCTGGACCGCCCGGGGCTGGCCCAGTCCGGTCAGCAGGGCCAGGCTCTGGGCGACGGCGGCGGAGGCGCAGACCACGGCCGCGGGCCGGACCGCCCCGAAGGACTGCAGGAGCAGCCCGGTCCACATGACGGCCCCGAGCAGCAGCAGGGTCGCGATGCGGACTCCGGTGAGGACGGGGGCGTCCGGCCAGAGCAGGGTGCCGGTCAGCCCGAGGGCCAGCAGGACCGTCAGGTAGAGGGCGAGGCACCGGCCGAGGGTGGCGAGCATCCGCCGCCGGAAGGCCCGGGGCGAGCGGGCCCCCTGGAGCCCGGAGAGGCTGCCGCTGCGGAACCGGTGGAGCAGCCATTCGGCAGGGCCCATGCTGAGGGTGAGGGCAACCGCGGAGGGGGCGGCGACCGCCTCGGCGGGTCCGCCGGCGAGCACCTCCCCGAGGGCGGCGTACAGCACGAGCAGTCCGGTGCCGAGGCCGAAGACCCCGTACGGGACCGAGTCCCCGAGCCGGGGCCCGCGGTGTGCGAACTCCTCCTCGGCTCCGCGCAGCATCTGCCAGCGCACGGGGCCGTCCTTGCCGGGCCGGCGGTCCGCCCAGCCGCGGATCCGGTGGGCGGCGGCCCGTAGCCCGTCGGCCAGCGGGAGCTGCCGTACGGCCATGGTGCAGGCGGCCAGCAGGGACACCACGAGGAGGGACACCCTTACGGGCACGGGCAGGTCGACGAAGAGCACGAGCAGCGCTCCGGCGGCCATCGGGGCGAGTGCGGCGAGCAGGACCCGTTCCCGGCCGAGGACGAGCAGGACGGTGGCGGCCCCGACGTAGAGGGCCTGTCCGGCGGCGAAGGCGTAGGAGAAGGGCGGCCCGCCGGGCACGGCCAGTGCGGCGGCGGTGCCCAGCAGGGATCCGACGGGCGCGCCGACGAGCAGGGTCCGCCCGGCGGCGCCGCGGTCGCCGAGGCCGAGCCAGGAGTAGGCCCGGTGGGAGAGGGTCTGGTCCCAGACCCAGCCGATGAGCGCACCGGCGAGCAGGGTGAGCGTTCCGGCGGGCAGGCCGAGGCGGTCCTGCGGGCCTTCGAGCAGGGGCGCGCCGAGCAGGTAGGCCAGGCCGGGCAGGGCGAAGATCACCCCGCGCAGGAGACAGGCGGTGAGGGAGACCTTCCAGGGGTCGGGGGCGGCGCCCGGCTCCGGGAAGGAGCGGGGCACCCGGGCGAAGAGTTCCTCGGCGAGTCCGAAGGAGTCGTGCCGGCCGTAGGTGAGCCGGATGTACTCGTCCGTCATGCCGTCGGACTCGAGGATGGCGGCGATCTCGTCGGGGTGGACGGCGGAGGCGATGAACGCGTCGAGGCGCTCGGCGAGTTCGTCCATCGGGTCGGCGGCGGTGGCGCCGGGGCCGTCGCGCCGCGGCCGGGGGATGGCCGGGAGCGTGTCGGCGGCGGGGCCGGTGCCCGTGCCCGGACCGGGCGGTTTCAGCCAGAGGGATCCGCTCACCACAGGCTCCCGTCGGCGGCGAGTTCGCGATACCAGGGATCGGCGAGCCGCTGGGTCCATTCGTCGCCCGCGTGGACGGGCAGGACGGGCTGGCCGGCGAGTTCGCGGTAGATGTGCCGGAAG is drawn from Streptomyces sp. NBC_01232 and contains these coding sequences:
- a CDS encoding endo alpha-1,4 polygalactosaminidase, which encodes MRRVGLLLAVPLLLLAACTSQPEPERDELSSDPAPGQRWQPKPGVGWQWQLTGKLDTTVKAAVYDVDGFNTTKEQIATLKKAGRKTICYISTGAWEDFRPDADAFPKALLGEGNGWEGERWLDIRRAAELEPLMGKRFDMCREKGFDAVEPDNMDGYANRSGFPLTADDQLKYNRLVARLAHDRGMSVGLKNDLDQIPQLVADFDFAVNEQCMEYEECERYAPFIDAGKAVFHVEYEGRLSRWCPAAREAKLSSLQKRYDLDAWRQVCR
- a CDS encoding phosphatidylglycerol lysyltransferase domain-containing protein, whose translation is MGEVRLTSAETDRTASPATGPSAGRKETGGDPAGRAAGGGRETGRGSTRSRRGAAFAVWYLRAVTFLNFLSAVWVSLGQDVRRHNTEDFYTPYMLTAGFASGLFTLLLAVTLGRRKRASWILSLVLSGLLALLLAYALSTHEEIRQHPQNWVSLALTAAFTGALLLGRHEFYARGDRSNPALATAVAAVGLLVTSLVAALLVGATNTSALSSEASFPERWKYGVMRLITLAPDDRASEAIAPPGWVDVSINVMSMLLLLAVLFAAFRSRRAVDPISEEDEERLRALLARQGDRDSLGYFALRREKSVIWSPTGKAAVTYRVVGGVSLASGDPIGDPEAWPGAIDPWLAEAREHGWVPAVMGASEEAGQIYARHGLDALELGDEAIVETAEFTLEGRAMRTVRQAFNRVKRAGYTVRIRRHADIPADEMAELVRRADDWRDGATERGFSMALGRLGDPSDGQCVMLECTDGNGDLRAVLSFVPWGPKGLSLDLMRRDRDSENGLMEFMVIELLERSKEIGVTQVSLNFAMFRSVFERGSRLGAGPVLRMWRSLLSFFSRWWQIESLYRANAKYRPIWEPRFMLFEKSSDLLRIGVAAGRAEGFLEAPGLPKWLHRRHLETRR
- a CDS encoding spherulation-specific family 4 protein — encoded protein: MTHDPYATPEEKDPMLLVPLYEHPADRPEAWERLIRSAGRLHSVVLNPDSGPGAARDERFALVAERLREAGVPVLGYADTDYGRRPHAEVVQDLLRHRDWYAADGAFLDQASADPELLPHYGRLAVAARAAGARTLVLNHGVHPHPGYAELADLLVTFEGPWDAYRNADAAPSWTADHPAQRFCHLVYAVPPGALAARLAEELAAERGAGVHCAVPGSGAHPWGTLPYELEAAG
- a CDS encoding bifunctional adenosylcobinamide kinase/adenosylcobinamide-phosphate guanylyltransferase, with product MELTLLGTGTPEGLPRPGCPCAACAVSVGSRSRAATALLVDGALLLDLTPGAVLAGARAGHSLAGVRQVLLTHPHDGPAVELPPGLPAAGRVPDGRELAVISGHRVRAVPMDAPGTGYEVTGPDGSRLLYLPPGGAPAGAADRAGGRPYDMVLADVLGRPEALARLRASGAVGPATDVIAVHLDHDTPPGRELDRRCAAAGARAVPDGTTVIVGDYRAVPDLPRRTLVLGGARSGKSVEAERRLESFPEVVYVATGGTRDGDAEWAQRVGLHRERRPGGWRTVETCDLVPLLAAEGPPLLIDCLALWLTDAMDEAGAWDDSVWAGGGQHRLGRRTAELAAAVRATRRPVVLVSNEVGSGVVPATASGRRFRDELGRLNATVARECEQVLLVVAGLVSVLKE
- the cobT gene encoding nicotinate-nucleotide--dimethylbenzimidazole phosphoribosyltransferase; translated protein: MSTLNLDDFSDLIERPDGGVRRDAEERRERLAVPPGALGRLDELAEWLAAAQGRVPVKPIERPRVVLFAADHGIAAEGVSARAASTGHELVRAVLDGTSPVAILAGRLGVTIRIVDAGLDCEPGLLPADVSAHRVRRGSGRIDVEDALTAEEAEAAVRLGMRIADEEADSGTDLVVLGDLSVGGTTVAATLVAALCGTDASVVTGRGGVPIDDLAWMRKCAAIRDALRRARPVLGDQVALLAAVGGADVAAITGFLLQCAVRRTPVILDGVVSAACGLVAQRAAFRAPDWWLAGQASGEPGQAKALDRMALNPVLDHGVTVGEGTGALLALPLVQAAAALAAELPERAAEEPTE
- a CDS encoding sensor histidine kinase, producing MRAHPLATDAVLAFGAFVAMVVGSFADPHGPHGPTFGTRTPEPFSLLLMLLGAAALVFRRRQPRTVLAVTCGLSLLELTTGEPRAPVAMCTVIALYTVAAHTDRPTTWRIGLLTMAGLTGVAMLAGPLPWYAQENLGIFAWTGMAAAAGDAVRSRRAFVDAIRERAERAERTRDEEARRRVAEERLRIARDLHDVVAHHIALVNVQAGVAAHVMDKRPDQAKEALAHVRDASRSALNELRATVGLLRQSGDPEAPTEPAPGLGVLGELVDTFRHAGLPVEVIVQVDGEPGPLPAAVDLAAYRVIQEALTNVRKHAGPGAKAEVSVVRVGPSVEVTVLDDGGQAADGAAEPADPGGGHGLLGMRERTGALGGSCFAGPRYGGGYRVHAILPLA